From the Xiphophorus couchianus chromosome 11, X_couchianus-1.0, whole genome shotgun sequence genome, the window ACAGGTCCAGAGGAGCATGGTACCCTGTAAACACGacgtaaaacaaaatctgacctTACATTGAGCTGATAGGCCTGCTTCCAAGACTCTTGTTTGTGCACAAACCTCTGAAGAGAGCGACAGAGCGAGACAGTGACAGCACTGTGAAGGCAACGACAGTGGTTAAAGCCAGCCAGTTGGAGGAAACGGTGTAGTGCTCCAGTCGGTATCGctggaacaggaagtggtagcATTTCTGTGGGAAAATAAACTAGGATACCTTATCTGCCTAAACACTGTCAAAAAAATTAAGCCATACACttggaaaaaagcaaattatACCTGTAAAGACGAGAGCGCTACTGCCCCACTGAGGCAGATGAGAGGGTAGATGGGAAAGAGAAAGCGCTCTTCCTTGTGAGGTCTAGTGAAGAAAACCAACATCCACAGATACATGGGAGAAAGAGTGAGCCAGTATGGGCGGCCCAGGTTCTGAACTgcaaaacccccccaaaaaacaataaagcaacaTGTTAAATCACAATCTGATCTGACTATTGGTACAGACAAACACTTTAACCATGTGTAATGTTTAACTATACCTAAACTAAGGGGAACTAATGTGCAGAAAAGCGCCAGCAAATGGGTATGTTTGTAATTGTGACACTGTAAGTGAGATCTTGTTGCAAAAAAACGTCATGAGTCACAAATGGAAACCCGAGTGCTTCGATtaccattaaaacattaaaacaaaaataaaacagaaaagaaatgagtCAGGCCTCACCATTGAACCTGTGCAGCAGCGTCTCCATGAGAGCGGTGAGCGGCAGGGAAAACAACGCCAAAACAAACACCAGGTTGAAGTTCAGGACTCCgttcagaaagtaaaaatgCCACGGCTCCGTACCTGAGAACAGAGTGACACAAACAGAGTCAAATTATCACGTAACTGTGAGTCGCTCTAAATGTTACAACTACCCATCAGatcaaaaatttatttcaagGCATCTATGATGAAGATATGCAACTACATTAAATGTGAATATAACATGTAATATGTGACATATGTAATCTGATAATACATTTGATCTAATGTTTGCTCTGTTCAGTATTTCATCTTCTTctatgattaaaaaatacaataaagcaGTAGaatctttgtttattattaCTTAAATACAATTATATACAAgttagtaatttattttaatctgaataaTTAGATGTGAAAATTAATGGTTAGCTATCTGAATTCATGAGatgttaaaaatgataaacGAGTTGCAATTTTTAATTTGGTCTTATGCAGCAGGACAATCAAGAACTGGTCTGAGGTGAAGTTGTTATGTATAGAGACAGTttaatttattctgtaaattaGGTAATGATTTCACTTTATAATCTAAAATAAGATGGAAACTtaccaggggaaaaaaaaacttgaaataattgcatcagatttgacattttaataaacaaaaatcatttcattaatGTCCACCTCTAATTTTAAATTGTGTATCAAATAAATTagacatttatgaataattattaattGACTTAAATtcactatttttatttcaaattgaaacataataaaaaatgatcaTGCCTCATTTATTTCTCGGCAAGCTGAAGTATGGaggtcagcttttttttcttcactaaaCTTTTCTAAAGCAGCCATTAAAAACGTTATGACATTAAATCCTGGCACTAAACAATGAGCCATGTTCCTCACAAACAACATTCTCAGATTCTTTAAAGCATtctattgaaatattaaattataatgtTCCCCtgagttgtttatttttctgacataATTTTTAAAGGAATGCGACTAAGAAAATGAGACATGGTTGTGATGTACTTGTGCAAATTACCGTAAAGATCAGGCCCATGTTCTGTAAAGACATTGTAAAGCAGGATACTGAGTGGAGCAATCACCAGTTTGCCATAAAAGAAGGAGTCCACTGCCACCAAAGGGACCTTGAAAATGTGAACAAGatggagacaaaaataaattacgCAGTTCTTCATttatgaacacagaaaacatggaaaaagtgCATTCTGTGTAATTTTCTGtataattgaaaaacaaaatgcaatctCTCTCTAGTTTGACTCAAAGACAAGATGgaggtttttctaaaagtttatttatttcacaacatATTACAGTGAACGTTCTCACCAGCAGCAGAAGCAAAGCAAGAGCGCACCAGATCAAGAAACTCTTCCACTCCCTCTTTATCACCAGCAGGTCGAACGCGATCGGAAACCTGCACAGATGATAATTAACACGCCGCCATTCAGATATTctgaattttacttttaaaaagggAGCGTTACTATTTTCCATCTTACCCAATCAAGGCAGAAAATGGCCAGCCAACGATTCCACCGGCGGCCACGCCCATAACAGCCAGTGGTATCGAGTCCTGAAACCACCCCGTCATGGCAATCAGGGTCGTGTACATGCAGAAAGAGGAAGGCAGAAAAGCTGaggaaaaagagcagaaaaatagaaactatGAATGGTTAGGAATAAAAAGCtgacaaaaacatgtcaaagaCTCATACCACATTCTAAGAATACTAACTGAAGGCTTGTTCTTGTTAAAAAGAGAGTCGTAGCATGCTATGGTTAATGAACAGATACAaatccactgtcaccacatccTCATCCAGAAAGAGGGATTGCTGCTGCATCAGGGATTCGATGCCATCGGCTGAGTTTCTTTACGCTTTGCAAATTggtataataaattaaacttgaCTGGATGGTTTTCTAACGAGGACAAAATTGGAATGCATGTAACTGACTCTGAATTTGTCTTCATGATTGTATTAGTCTGACTATAAATATCTGTATTTAAATTGGTCTTCTAAAGGGCTTCTTGTTCCATATTGATGCTGTATACATAGAATAATTCAAACTGAATTAATGTCATCTAAACTTTGGTTGCATAAGCAAATTGAGGGAGCAGGGAGCGAGCAAGTCGTATTGAACTTGTGCAACTATAAGTCTTAAAGACAAAGAGAGTGCTCTGGAAAACCaccttaaaaaagaaatatatatttgttttcatttttagaattttctgaatttcagccaaacaaaactggaaacattcTGGACATGTTTCTGTATtcccaaaaatactttaaaaagtaaacaaggCCTGGAATCTAAGAAATGGTGGCTACACAGATGCTGTTTTCTGGGGTTGgaaatttttctgtttcaaattgtAAGCAGATGGATATAAGAAgaaattatgtaattattaattataGACTAACTTATATAATTGTACAATGTGCCAGCCCCACCTAGACTGTCATGTTCGGAAAAACCTAAATACCCACTACCCAGGTCATTTATCAAGTCAGACAGAACATGTATTCCTTTAGCTTTTAGTTTCCATAATAGGTAGGTTATTAAGCTGCAGCAATTATATGTCAAACAATAAAGCCTGATAAGCTAGGAATAAATCTGACCAACCTGCCGAGGAGCAGAACATTCCCGTGCTCAGTACAAGGAATGCCAACATCAGCCTGCCCACATGCAAACCAAACTTCTTACAAACTGCCCTGCatcacagcaaacaaacaaatcaaatactTTACTTCAACTCCATACAACTTACAAACTGCATTCAagcactgcctggccaaaaacgAAAGAAAATCTCACGATACTGAAAGGATCTGACTGTTCCTTTAGTTTACCAAAAATGAATATCAGCAGAAACCTTCAGTGGGGACCTCATGCAAAAAAAGCAGCACTTTAAAGAATGAGACGCTCTGCAGAGGATCAGTTCAAACATGGCGGCATGATAAGttgtctttattgttttttaaccaGGCAGTGTAAAACTTAACATAATTTCAAAGTGCTATATTACTATCTTGTATTTAGGTGAACAAACTCACTTGTAAAAATAGAGTTCACAGACACAGCAGCAGAATGCTAACACACATCGCACAAAGTAGAACACCAACACCTGAAACAcaagttttaaatcaaagtgCATGTTTTGGCATCGTGATTTGCAACAGTGtgtatttttacatgaaaagatcctatatttaaaaagacagagttCTTAAAAACATTGTTCTAATAGTAAGGCTGAGGTTCATGTGAACGCAGGTCATTTATTATGAACGAAACTCTTGATGACTctcagcaaaacatttaaaaagtaaacgtCAAAAACTGACATTGCATCTTGTGATACTTACCTTGTTAGTCTGTAGAACATGGGCATGCAAACAAGCAGGGAGCGCATGCAGCCATAAGTAAGCGTAGGATCTGATGGCATACAGTGGGGAATATTCCCATGTTTGCATTCCTGTCCCATACAAGAGAAAGTGCATCTGTGGAAACACAACgtgaaaaaaacaattgaaatggAGACTATGCAAAATTTGGAAGATAGGTTTTGAG encodes:
- the alg9 gene encoding alpha-1,2-mannosyltransferase ALG9 isoform X1 translates to MAAKALRQRARRGSRQDANNVNVPAEARPTKEEKGTDESKITETRQEPISRGGQVWAPEGSTAFKCLLSARFCAALLSNISDCDETFNYWEPMHFLLYGTGMQTWEYSPLYAIRSYAYLWLHALPACLHAHVLQTNKVLVFYFVRCVLAFCCCVCELYFYKAVCKKFGLHVGRLMLAFLVLSTGMFCSSAAFLPSSFCMYTTLIAMTGWFQDSIPLAVMGVAAGGIVGWPFSALIGFPIAFDLLVIKREWKSFLIWCALALLLLLVPLVAVDSFFYGKLVIAPLSILLYNVFTEHGPDLYGTEPWHFYFLNGVLNFNLVFVLALFSLPLTALMETLLHRFNVQNLGRPYWLTLSPMYLWMLVFFTRPHKEERFLFPIYPLICLSGAVALSSLQKCYHFLFQRYRLEHYTVSSNWLALTTVVAFTVLSLSRSVALFRGYHAPLDLYPEFHRIAKDPTLHSVPDGRPVSVCVGKEWYRFPSSFLLPHNWQLHFIQSAFKGQLPQPYASGPQATQIIPANMNDQNLEEPSRYVDIKQCHYLVDLETDEETPLEPRYSTNKEEWSVIAYKPFLQASRSSPLFRAFYIPFISDHHTTYRRYVILKARRQKQPRKRAHG
- the alg9 gene encoding alpha-1,2-mannosyltransferase ALG9 isoform X2 — protein: MYTTLIAMTGWFQDSIPLAVMGVAAGGIVGWPFSALIGFPIAFDLLVIKREWKSFLIWCALALLLLLVPLVAVDSFFYGKLVIAPLSILLYNVFTEHGPDLYGTEPWHFYFLNGVLNFNLVFVLALFSLPLTALMETLLHRFNVQNLGRPYWLTLSPMYLWMLVFFTRPHKEERFLFPIYPLICLSGAVALSSLQKCYHFLFQRYRLEHYTVSSNWLALTTVVAFTVLSLSRSVALFRGYHAPLDLYPEFHRIAKDPTLHSVPDGRPVSVCVGKEWYRFPSSFLLPHNWQLHFIQSAFKGQLPQPYASGPQATQIIPANMNDQNLEEPSRYVDIKQCHYLVDLETDEETPLEPRYSTNKEEWSVIAYKPFLQASRSSPLFRAFYIPFISDHHTTYRRYVILKARRQKQPRKRAHG